In the Methylomonas rhizoryzae genome, one interval contains:
- a CDS encoding VPLPA-CTERM sorting domain-containing protein gives MNVIVSIKTWLAICLFAVSTASSAGINWESTDGTSNFISFSSASFPFPSSDLFGIFSIDADLSSDAPLSTFTGLGSITETDPFQIGLWTSDGWISEAGATLLPAANTYLLVFATSYPLGNNLHFLYGFDIMPSVDQGGGPVVPLPASVWLMTSALLGLLYADRRKKVVAA, from the coding sequence ATGAATGTGATTGTATCTATCAAAACGTGGTTGGCGATATGTTTATTCGCCGTGTCTACAGCAAGTTCCGCGGGTATCAATTGGGAGTCTACTGACGGAACGAGTAACTTCATCTCGTTCAGCTCGGCTTCCTTCCCGTTTCCGTCCTCGGACTTGTTCGGCATCTTCTCCATTGACGCCGATCTGAGTAGCGATGCTCCGCTGTCGACCTTTACCGGTTTGGGTTCCATAACCGAAACCGATCCGTTCCAAATCGGCTTGTGGACTAGCGACGGCTGGATTAGCGAAGCCGGCGCAACGCTGTTACCTGCGGCTAATACCTATTTATTGGTATTCGCTACCAGTTATCCTTTGGGTAACAACCTGCATTTTCTGTACGGTTTCGACATCATGCCTTCGGTGGATCAAGGCGGCGGTCCGGTAGTGCCTTTGCCGGCGTCCGTATGGCTGATGACCAGCGCGTTATTGGGATTACTCTACGCGGATAGACGCAAAAAAGTCGTAGCCGCATAA